Proteins encoded by one window of Haliotis asinina isolate JCU_RB_2024 chromosome 6, JCU_Hal_asi_v2, whole genome shotgun sequence:
- the LOC137286693 gene encoding fap1 adhesin-like: protein MHGGRAERQREIERETERETEVNSDKSESLNTSIQNRVNSDKSDSLNTSIQSRVNSDNSESLNTSIQNRVNSDNSESLHTSIQSRVNSDNSESLNTSIQNTVNSDKSESLNTSIQNTVNSDKSESLNTSIQSRVNSDNSECLNTSIQNRVNSDNSESLNTSIQNRVNSDNSESLHTSIQSRVNSDNSESLNTSIQNRVNSDKSESLNTSIQNRVNSDNSESLNTSIQNRVNSDNSESLNTSIQNRVNSDKSESLNTSIQNRVNSD, encoded by the exons ATGCATGGAGGGAGggcagagagacagagagaaatagagagagaaacagagagagaaacaga GGTCAACAGTGATAAAAGTGAATCTCTCAATACATCAATACAGAACAGGGTCAACAGTGATAAAAGTGATTCTCTCAATACATCAATACAGAGCAGAGTCAACAGTGATAACAGTGAATCTCTCAATACATCAATACAGAACAGGGTCAATAGTGATAACAGTGAATCTCTCCATACATCAATACAGAGCAGAGTCAACAGTGATAACAGTGAATCTCTCAATACTTCAATACAGAACACAGTCAACAGTGATAAAAGTGAATCTCTCAATACATCAATACAGAACACAGTCAACAGTGATAAAAGTGAATCTCTCAATACATCCATACAGAGCAGAGTCAACAGTGATAACAGTGAATGTCTCAATACATCAATACAGAACAGAGTCAACAGTGATAACAGTGAATCTCTCAATACATCAATACAGAACAGGGTCAATAGTGATAACAGTGAATCTCTCCATACATCAATACAGAGCAGAGTCAACAGTGATAACAGTGAATCTCTCAATACATCAATACAGAACAGAGTCAACAGTGATAAAAGTGAATCTCTCAATACATCAATACAGAACAGGGTCAACAGTGATAACAGTGAATCGCTCAATACATCAATACAGAACAGAGTCAACAGTGATAACAGTGAATCTCTCAATACATCAATACAGAACAGGGTCAACAGTGATAAAAGTGAATCTCTCAATACTTCAATACAGAACAGGGTCAACAGTGATTAA